The following coding sequences are from one Gossypium raimondii isolate GPD5lz chromosome 4, ASM2569854v1, whole genome shotgun sequence window:
- the LOC105779946 gene encoding mitogen-activated protein kinase kinase kinase 3 isoform X1, whose translation MPGWWGKKSSKNKEDSPRNQTPRGTSVGFLKFSPTKTDAATAAAAGKKKAPAATPDDKNNNYPKGCDDGGGLVFSTRSSPRVSRDFGVGGGAVVPGSGSSGFSGFDSDSGEKRGIPLPTPSVSSMHSDHVVGLGSGSPSVCSFSSSGSSEDNQIPNDPVQFIAYRSYNDMRGQGETRSNVRSRSPGPRSRGPTSPTSPLHHRLSGVSLESPTGKKEDGKSVCHKLPLPPGSPTSPPALPNTRTSGVSENTPCSLSKWRKGRLLGRGTFGHVYLGFNSESGQMCAIKEVRFVSDDQTSKECLKQLNQEINLLNQLSHPNIVRYYGSELGEETLSVYLEYVSGGSIHKLLQEYGSFKEPVIQNYTRQILSGLAYLHGRNTVHRDIKGANILVDPTGEIKLADFGMAKHISACGTMLSFKGSPYWMAPEVVMNTNGYNLAVDIWSLGCTILEMATSKPPWSQYEGVAAIFKIGNSKDVPEIPDHLSNEAKSFIRLCLQRDPSARPTAFQLLDHPFIRDQATTRVANISITKDAFPYTFDGSRTPQPILEMQSNRNNILSFDGDYGTQGMATTSRALRTPRDNARTITSLPVSPCSSPLRYGPVHMSCFLSPPHPAYQFVGQSGHNLGDFSGNTSRPNPRYTHDPWFEAPQLKVQTTGTSPRTRPI comes from the exons ATGCCAGGTTGGTGGGGTAAAAAGTCCAGTAAGAACAAGGAAGACAGTCCTCGGAATCAAACTCCCCGTGGTACCTCCGTCGGATTCCTCAAGTTTTCACCTACTAAAACCGACGCCGCCACCGCCGCCGCTGCTGGAAAAAAGAAAGCACCGGCTGCAACACCCGATGACAAGAACAATAACTACCCAAAGGGTTGCGATGATGGAGGAGGACTTGTTTTCAGCACGCGTAGTTCGCCACGCGTGAGCAGGGATTTCGGCGTCGGCGGCGGCGCTGTTGTTCCCGGTAGTGGTTCTTCCGGGTTTTCGGGTTTCGATTCGGATTCAGGGGAAAAAAGAGGGATCCCTTTGCCTACACCATCTGTCTCCTCGATGCACAGTGATCATGTTGTGGGTTTGGGATCTGGGTCGCCTTCGGTTTGTAGTTTTAGCTCTTCTGGTTCCTCCGAAGATAATCAGATTCCAAATGATCCCGTTCAATTCATTGCCTATAG GTCATATAATGACatgagaggccaaggtgaaactAGAAGCAACGTGAGGTCGAGAAGCCCTGGTCCGAGGTCGAGAGGTCCAACCAGCCCAACATCACCGCTTCATCATAGATTATCTGGAGTGAGTCTCGAGTCTCCAACAGGGAAGAAGGAAGATGGGAAGTCTGTGTGTCATAAGTTGCCTCTTCCACCAGGTTCTCCTACTAGTCCTCCTGCCTTGCCTAACACAAGAACTAGTGGAGTTAGTGAAAACACACCTTGCTCTCTATCAAAATGGCGTAAAGGGAGACTCTTAGGGAGGGGAACTTTTGGACATGTTTATCTTGGATTTAATAG TGAAAGTGGGCAGATGTGTGCTATAAAAGAAGTCAGGTTCGTTTCTGATGATCAGACATCAAAAGAATGCCTCAAACAACTGAACCAG GAGATAAATTTGTTGAATCAGCTATCTCATCCAAACATCGTCCGATACTATGGAAGTGAACTG GGTGAAGAAACGCTCTCTGTTTACTTGGAATATGTCTCTGGTGGTTCAATCCACAAATTGCTTCAAGAATATGGTTCCTTCAAGGAACCTGTTATTCAAAACTATACAAGACAAATTCTTTCTGGGCTTGCTTACTTACATGGAAGAAATACGGTGCATAG AGACATAAAAGGGGCAAACATACTAGTGGATCCTACTGGTGAAATCAAGTTGGCAGACTTTGGCATGGCAAAACAT ATATCAGCTTGTGGTACAATGCTTTCGTTCAAGGGAAGTCCTTATTGGATGGCACCAGAG GTTGTAATGAACACAAATGGCTACAACCTTGCAGTGGACATCTGGAGCTTGGGCTGTACTATACTTGAAATGGCAACATCAAAACCACCATGGAGTCAGTATGAAGGG GTGGCTGCAATATTTAAGATTGGAAACAGCAAGGATGTTCCGGAGATTCCTGATCACCTTTCTAATGAAGCAAAAAGTTTCATTAGGCTTTGCTTGCAACGAGACCCGTCAGCACGTCCTACAGCCTTTCAACTGCTAGATCACCCTTTCATTCGTGACCAAGCAACTACAAGAGTTGCTAACATCAGCATAACCAAGGATGCTTTTCCTTACACATTTGATGGAAGCCGCACTCCG CAGCCTATATTGGAAATGCAATCGAATAGAAATAATATCCTCTCATTTGATGGAGATTATGGGACGCAGGGAATGGCTACAACCTCAAGAGCACTGAGGACCCCAAG AGATAATGCAAGAACAATCACATCGTTGCCCGTATCTCCTTGTTCAAGCCCCTTAAGATACGGTCCAGTACACATGAGTTGTTTTCTTTCTCCTCCTCATCCAGCTTACCAGTTTGTAGGACAGAGTGGTCATAACTTAGGCGACTTCTCTGGGAACACATCAAGACCAAACCCGAGATACACTCATGATCCTTGGTTTGAAGCGCCACAACTAAAAGTACAAACAACAGGCACCTCGCCAAGAACAAGACCTATTTGA
- the LOC105779946 gene encoding mitogen-activated protein kinase kinase kinase 3 isoform X2 translates to MPGWWGKKSSKNKEDSPRNQTPRGTSVGFLKFSPTKTDAATAAAAGKKKAPAATPDDKNNNYPKGCDDGGGLVFSTRSSPRVSRDFGVGGGAVVPGSGSSGFSGFDSDSGEKRGIPLPTPSVSSMHSDHVVGLGSGSPSVCSFSSSGSSEDNQIPNDPVQFIAYRSYNDMRGQGETRSNVRSRSPGPRSRGPTSPTSPLHHRLSGVSLESPTGKKEDGKSVCHKLPLPPGSPTSPPALPNTRTSGVSENTPCSLSKWRKGRLLGRGTFGHVYLGFNSESGQMCAIKEVRFVSDDQTSKECLKQLNQEINLLNQLSHPNIVRYYGSELGEETLSVYLEYVSGGSIHKLLQEYGSFKEPVIQNYTRQILSGLAYLHGRNTVHRDIKGANILVDPTGEIKLADFGMAKHISACGTMLSFKGSPYWMAPEVVMNTNGYNLAVDIWSLGCTILEMATSKPPWSQYEGVAAIFKIGNSKDVPEIPDHLSNEAKSFIRLCLQRDPSARPTAFQLLDHPFIRDQATTRVANISITKDAFPYTFDGSRTPPILEMQSNRNNILSFDGDYGTQGMATTSRALRTPRDNARTITSLPVSPCSSPLRYGPVHMSCFLSPPHPAYQFVGQSGHNLGDFSGNTSRPNPRYTHDPWFEAPQLKVQTTGTSPRTRPI, encoded by the exons ATGCCAGGTTGGTGGGGTAAAAAGTCCAGTAAGAACAAGGAAGACAGTCCTCGGAATCAAACTCCCCGTGGTACCTCCGTCGGATTCCTCAAGTTTTCACCTACTAAAACCGACGCCGCCACCGCCGCCGCTGCTGGAAAAAAGAAAGCACCGGCTGCAACACCCGATGACAAGAACAATAACTACCCAAAGGGTTGCGATGATGGAGGAGGACTTGTTTTCAGCACGCGTAGTTCGCCACGCGTGAGCAGGGATTTCGGCGTCGGCGGCGGCGCTGTTGTTCCCGGTAGTGGTTCTTCCGGGTTTTCGGGTTTCGATTCGGATTCAGGGGAAAAAAGAGGGATCCCTTTGCCTACACCATCTGTCTCCTCGATGCACAGTGATCATGTTGTGGGTTTGGGATCTGGGTCGCCTTCGGTTTGTAGTTTTAGCTCTTCTGGTTCCTCCGAAGATAATCAGATTCCAAATGATCCCGTTCAATTCATTGCCTATAG GTCATATAATGACatgagaggccaaggtgaaactAGAAGCAACGTGAGGTCGAGAAGCCCTGGTCCGAGGTCGAGAGGTCCAACCAGCCCAACATCACCGCTTCATCATAGATTATCTGGAGTGAGTCTCGAGTCTCCAACAGGGAAGAAGGAAGATGGGAAGTCTGTGTGTCATAAGTTGCCTCTTCCACCAGGTTCTCCTACTAGTCCTCCTGCCTTGCCTAACACAAGAACTAGTGGAGTTAGTGAAAACACACCTTGCTCTCTATCAAAATGGCGTAAAGGGAGACTCTTAGGGAGGGGAACTTTTGGACATGTTTATCTTGGATTTAATAG TGAAAGTGGGCAGATGTGTGCTATAAAAGAAGTCAGGTTCGTTTCTGATGATCAGACATCAAAAGAATGCCTCAAACAACTGAACCAG GAGATAAATTTGTTGAATCAGCTATCTCATCCAAACATCGTCCGATACTATGGAAGTGAACTG GGTGAAGAAACGCTCTCTGTTTACTTGGAATATGTCTCTGGTGGTTCAATCCACAAATTGCTTCAAGAATATGGTTCCTTCAAGGAACCTGTTATTCAAAACTATACAAGACAAATTCTTTCTGGGCTTGCTTACTTACATGGAAGAAATACGGTGCATAG AGACATAAAAGGGGCAAACATACTAGTGGATCCTACTGGTGAAATCAAGTTGGCAGACTTTGGCATGGCAAAACAT ATATCAGCTTGTGGTACAATGCTTTCGTTCAAGGGAAGTCCTTATTGGATGGCACCAGAG GTTGTAATGAACACAAATGGCTACAACCTTGCAGTGGACATCTGGAGCTTGGGCTGTACTATACTTGAAATGGCAACATCAAAACCACCATGGAGTCAGTATGAAGGG GTGGCTGCAATATTTAAGATTGGAAACAGCAAGGATGTTCCGGAGATTCCTGATCACCTTTCTAATGAAGCAAAAAGTTTCATTAGGCTTTGCTTGCAACGAGACCCGTCAGCACGTCCTACAGCCTTTCAACTGCTAGATCACCCTTTCATTCGTGACCAAGCAACTACAAGAGTTGCTAACATCAGCATAACCAAGGATGCTTTTCCTTACACATTTGATGGAAGCCGCACTCCG CCTATATTGGAAATGCAATCGAATAGAAATAATATCCTCTCATTTGATGGAGATTATGGGACGCAGGGAATGGCTACAACCTCAAGAGCACTGAGGACCCCAAG AGATAATGCAAGAACAATCACATCGTTGCCCGTATCTCCTTGTTCAAGCCCCTTAAGATACGGTCCAGTACACATGAGTTGTTTTCTTTCTCCTCCTCATCCAGCTTACCAGTTTGTAGGACAGAGTGGTCATAACTTAGGCGACTTCTCTGGGAACACATCAAGACCAAACCCGAGATACACTCATGATCCTTGGTTTGAAGCGCCACAACTAAAAGTACAAACAACAGGCACCTCGCCAAGAACAAGACCTATTTGA